A single window of Bradyrhizobium daqingense DNA harbors:
- a CDS encoding pyroglutamyl-peptidase I, which translates to MSEKLRILLTGFGPFPGAPYNPTQPLVARLTQLRRPALDGVELSSHIFPVTYAAVDRQLPEVLAKIKPHALLMFGLAARTPYLRIETRARNAVTMLWPDAANTRSSKRGIAGHADAMMFGPHTAKLLRAARLTGIDARASRDAGAYLCNYLSWRAIENVRADGPQLAAFIHIPLLARSGAVRRKGAPRMTLEELVDAGEAMLMEMVQLARKQPNKPASKMVGALRFAHPTAPAVR; encoded by the coding sequence ATGAGCGAAAAGCTCCGCATTCTCCTCACCGGCTTCGGACCGTTCCCCGGCGCGCCCTATAACCCGACCCAGCCGCTGGTGGCACGGCTGACGCAGTTGCGCCGTCCGGCGCTTGACGGTGTCGAGTTGTCGAGCCACATCTTCCCCGTGACCTATGCCGCAGTCGACCGGCAATTGCCCGAGGTGCTCGCGAAGATCAAGCCGCATGCGTTGCTGATGTTCGGCCTCGCCGCGCGCACGCCCTACCTGCGGATCGAAACCCGCGCGCGCAACGCCGTCACCATGCTCTGGCCCGATGCCGCCAACACCCGCTCGAGCAAGCGCGGCATCGCCGGCCACGCGGACGCGATGATGTTCGGCCCGCACACGGCAAAACTGCTGCGCGCCGCGCGACTGACCGGCATCGATGCCCGCGCCTCGCGCGATGCTGGCGCCTATCTCTGTAATTATCTGAGCTGGCGGGCGATCGAGAATGTGAGAGCCGACGGGCCGCAGCTTGCGGCGTTCATCCACATTCCCCTGCTTGCCCGAAGCGGCGCCGTGCGACGCAAGGGCGCACCGCGCATGACGCTGGAGGAGCTGGTGGATGCGGGCGAGGCGATGTTGATGGAGATGGTGCAGTTGGCACGGAAGCAGCCGAACAAGCCGGCATCGAAAATGGTGGGCGCGCTTCGCTTTGCCCACCCTACGGCACCGGCTGTGCGGTAA
- the meaB gene encoding methylmalonyl Co-A mutase-associated GTPase MeaB gives MTSPKSIDTKSLARDLRTGNRAALARAITLVESRRADHQALARELVQMLLPDTGKAVRVGITGSPGVGKSTTIDALGTYLIEQGNKVAVLAVDPSSARSGGSILGDKTRMARLAASDRAFIRPSPSSGTLGGVAAKTREAMLLCEAAGFDVVLVETVGIGQSETAVSDMTDFFLALMLPGGGDELQGIKKGLVELADMIAINKADGDNLKRANITAADYRGALHILSPRSEHWHPPVETYSALTGDGIAKIWQKILDHRKAMNASGDFAARRRDQQVKWMWSMLEQRMLARLRSEASVRTKVRKIEAEVAEGHLTPALAAERILELLQ, from the coding sequence ATGACCAGTCCCAAATCCATCGACACCAAATCCCTTGCCCGCGACCTCCGCACCGGCAACCGCGCGGCACTGGCGCGGGCGATCACGCTGGTGGAGAGCCGGCGCGCCGACCACCAGGCGCTGGCGCGCGAGCTGGTGCAGATGCTGCTGCCCGACACCGGCAAGGCGGTGCGCGTCGGCATCACGGGATCGCCGGGCGTCGGCAAATCCACCACCATCGACGCGCTCGGGACGTATCTGATCGAGCAAGGCAACAAGGTCGCGGTGCTCGCGGTCGATCCGTCCTCGGCACGCAGCGGCGGCTCGATCCTCGGCGACAAGACACGGATGGCGCGCCTCGCGGCCTCGGACCGTGCCTTCATCCGGCCCTCTCCGTCATCAGGCACGCTCGGCGGTGTCGCGGCCAAGACCCGCGAGGCGATGCTGCTCTGCGAAGCCGCCGGCTTCGATGTCGTGCTGGTGGAGACCGTCGGTATCGGCCAGTCCGAGACCGCGGTCAGCGACATGACCGATTTCTTCCTCGCCCTGATGCTGCCGGGCGGCGGCGACGAGCTGCAGGGTATCAAGAAGGGCCTGGTCGAGCTCGCCGACATGATCGCGATCAACAAGGCCGACGGCGACAATCTCAAGCGCGCCAACATCACCGCCGCCGACTATCGCGGCGCGCTGCATATTCTCAGCCCCCGGTCCGAGCATTGGCATCCACCGGTCGAGACCTATTCGGCACTCACCGGCGATGGCATCGCAAAGATCTGGCAGAAGATCCTGGATCACCGCAAGGCGATGAACGCGTCCGGCGATTTCGCCGCACGACGGCGCGATCAGCAGGTGAAGTGGATGTGGTCGATGCTGGAGCAGCGCATGCTGGCACGACTGCGCAGCGAGGCGTCGGTGCGAACGAAAGTCCGGAAGATCGAGGCCGAGGTCGCCGAGGGTCATCTCACGCCGGCCCTCGCCGCCGAGCGGATCCTCGAGTTATTGCAATGA
- a CDS encoding TIGR03808 family TAT-translocated repetitive protein gives MDLNRRHLIGASTAGIAGALAMPADAARAAPLTSLLGRDATQYGVRPGSSEDQTRALQRAIDEAARVQMPLALPPGIYRTGLLRLPSGAQLIGVRGATKFMFTGGQSAIQSDGSDAIGLTGITFDGGKFPLPTRRGLIHILGGRDVRIADCEITASGGSGIWLEQVSGDISGNIFTNIALTAVVSFDARGLSVSRNTITGTNDNGIEILRTAIGDDGTLVADNRIEDIKAGPGGSGQYGNAINAFRAGNVMVRGNRIRNCDYSAVRGNSASNIHITGNSVSDVREVALYSEFAFEAAVIANNTVDGAAVGVSVCNFNEGGRIAVVQGNIIRNLIPKRPIGTAPDDDAGVGIYIEADSSVTGNVIENAPSYGIVAGWGKYLRDIAITGNVIRKALAGVGVSVVPGAGTALVNNNMISETPRGAVVGLDHARAVTSDLSADGAQRFAQVVIGGNAVRR, from the coding sequence ATGGACCTCAATCGTCGCCATCTCATCGGGGCTTCGACCGCCGGCATCGCCGGCGCACTCGCCATGCCGGCCGACGCGGCGCGCGCGGCGCCGCTGACGTCCCTGCTCGGCCGCGACGCCACGCAATATGGCGTGCGACCCGGCAGCAGCGAGGATCAGACGCGCGCGCTGCAGCGCGCGATCGACGAGGCGGCGCGGGTGCAAATGCCACTCGCCTTGCCTCCCGGCATCTATCGGACCGGTCTGTTGCGATTGCCGAGCGGCGCGCAACTGATCGGCGTGCGCGGCGCGACCAAGTTCATGTTCACCGGCGGGCAGTCGGCGATCCAGAGCGACGGGTCCGATGCGATCGGCCTCACCGGCATCACCTTCGACGGCGGCAAGTTTCCGCTGCCGACCCGCCGCGGCCTGATCCACATCTTGGGCGGCCGCGACGTGCGCATCGCCGATTGCGAGATCACCGCTTCCGGCGGCAGCGGCATCTGGCTCGAGCAGGTGTCGGGCGACATCTCCGGCAATATCTTCACGAATATCGCGCTGACGGCGGTGGTCTCGTTCGATGCCAGGGGCCTCAGCGTGTCCCGCAACACCATCACCGGCACCAACGACAACGGCATCGAGATCCTGCGCACCGCGATCGGCGATGACGGCACCTTGGTTGCCGATAACCGCATCGAGGATATCAAGGCAGGCCCCGGGGGCTCGGGCCAGTACGGCAACGCCATCAACGCCTTCCGCGCGGGCAACGTGATGGTGCGCGGCAATCGCATCAGGAATTGCGACTATTCGGCCGTGCGCGGCAATTCCGCCTCCAACATCCACATCACCGGGAACAGCGTCAGCGACGTACGCGAAGTCGCGCTCTATTCCGAGTTCGCGTTCGAAGCCGCCGTGATCGCCAACAACACGGTAGATGGCGCCGCCGTCGGCGTCTCCGTCTGCAATTTCAACGAAGGCGGCCGCATCGCGGTGGTCCAGGGCAACATCATCCGCAACCTGATCCCGAAACGGCCGATCGGCACCGCGCCGGATGATGATGCCGGTGTCGGCATCTACATCGAGGCGGATTCGTCGGTGACCGGCAATGTGATCGAGAACGCGCCGTCCTATGGCATCGTCGCCGGCTGGGGCAAATATCTCCGCGACATCGCGATCACGGGCAACGTGATCCGAAAGGCGCTCGCCGGCGTCGGCGTCTCCGTGGTGCCGGGCGCCGGCACCGCACTCGTCAACAACAACATGATCTCCGAGACCCCGCGCGGCGCCGTGGTCGGCCTGGACCATGCGCGCGCGGTGACGTCCGACCTTTCGGCAGATGGCGCGCAGCGATTTGCTCAGGTCGTGATCGGCGGAAACGCGGTGCGGCGCTAG
- a CDS encoding DUF2336 domain-containing protein, translating to MRSKSMKPSENLLEELQAALSHGTVARRVETLRRVTDLFVGNAMDYSDDHVRVFDDVFQCLIEEIETSAKALLADRLAPIAAAPPGIIRALARDEVIEVSGPVLSTSERLDEATLIEIARTRGQAHLKAISLRRVLSEALSDVLVTRGNEDVVQSTVSNRGARLSEGSLTDLVTRAERDDELATCIGQRPDLPRHHYLKLVAKASSSVRRKLAAAHPELAEEVSSVVQEAAQRVRAATMTKQTEMARALVKSLYDDGRLNELQVTAFAEQGKFDETNAGLAALAGVAVETAENMMIESRTEGVMILAKIAGMSWPSVRAIIAMREKLSGGSQTDMLALRDTYEALRSSTAQQVLRFHRMQQNTTPA from the coding sequence ATGAGATCGAAATCCATGAAACCATCCGAGAACCTGCTCGAGGAATTGCAGGCTGCGCTCTCGCACGGCACCGTCGCGCGCCGGGTCGAGACGCTGCGCCGGGTCACCGATCTCTTCGTCGGCAACGCAATGGATTATTCCGACGACCACGTCCGCGTGTTCGACGACGTGTTCCAGTGCCTCATCGAGGAGATCGAGACCTCGGCCAAGGCGCTGCTCGCCGACCGCCTCGCTCCGATCGCGGCCGCGCCGCCCGGGATCATCCGCGCACTGGCGCGCGACGAGGTGATCGAGGTCTCCGGGCCCGTGCTGTCGACATCGGAACGGCTCGACGAGGCGACCCTCATCGAGATCGCGCGCACCAGAGGCCAGGCGCATCTCAAGGCCATCTCTCTGCGGCGGGTGCTGTCGGAGGCATTGAGCGACGTCCTGGTGACCCGCGGCAATGAGGACGTGGTGCAGTCGACCGTCAGCAATCGGGGCGCGCGCCTCTCCGAGGGAAGTCTCACCGATCTCGTCACCCGCGCCGAACGCGACGACGAGCTCGCCACCTGCATCGGCCAGCGGCCCGATTTGCCGCGTCATCACTATTTGAAGCTGGTTGCGAAAGCCTCATCGAGCGTGCGCAGGAAATTGGCGGCTGCGCATCCGGAGCTCGCCGAGGAAGTGTCGAGCGTGGTCCAGGAAGCGGCCCAGCGGGTCCGCGCTGCTACCATGACGAAGCAGACGGAGATGGCGCGCGCACTGGTGAAGTCGCTGTACGACGACGGCCGCCTCAACGAGCTCCAGGTGACCGCTTTCGCCGAGCAGGGCAAGTTCGACGAGACCAATGCGGGGCTCGCCGCGCTTGCGGGCGTTGCGGTCGAGACCGCCGAGAACATGATGATCGAGAGCCGCACCGAGGGCGTGATGATCCTCGCCAAGATCGCGGGCATGTCGTGGCCGAGCGTGCGCGCGATCATCGCCATGCGCGAGAAGCTCTCCGGCGGCTCGCAGACCGACATGCTGGCGCTGCGCGACACCTACGAAGCCCTGCGCTCATCGACGGCGCAACAGGTGCTGCGCTTCCACCGCATGCAGCAGAACACGACGCCTGCCTGA
- a CDS encoding sigma-70 family RNA polymerase sigma factor: protein MSVTQAATDEVLIARIAQGDRLAMQVLYGRHHVRVYRFGLRLVRDEQAAEDLISEVFLDVWRQAGKFEGRSAVSTWLLAITRFKALSALRRRKDFELDEEAANAIEDTSDDPETVVQKKDTSEALRECLTGLSPDHREIVDLVYYHEKSVEEVAEIVGIPENTVKTRLFYARKKLAELLKAAGVERGWP from the coding sequence TTGAGCGTGACACAGGCGGCTACGGACGAGGTCCTGATCGCCAGGATCGCCCAAGGTGACCGGCTCGCCATGCAGGTGCTGTACGGGCGGCACCATGTCAGGGTTTATAGGTTCGGTCTCAGGCTCGTGCGGGACGAGCAGGCGGCGGAAGACCTCATCAGCGAGGTGTTTCTCGACGTCTGGCGTCAAGCCGGCAAGTTCGAGGGTCGATCCGCCGTTTCCACCTGGCTGCTGGCAATCACCCGATTCAAGGCCCTCTCTGCGCTGCGGCGCAGGAAGGATTTCGAGCTGGACGAAGAGGCTGCCAACGCGATCGAGGATACGTCCGACGATCCGGAAACGGTGGTCCAGAAGAAGGATACCAGTGAGGCGTTGCGGGAGTGTCTGACGGGCCTCTCGCCTGACCATCGGGAGATCGTCGATCTCGTCTACTACCACGAGAAGTCCGTGGAGGAAGTGGCCGAAATCGTCGGGATACCGGAGAACACTGTGAAGACGCGCTTGTTCTATGCGCGCAAGAAACTGGCCGAACTGCTGAAGGCAGCCGGCGTTGAGCGAGGCTGGCCATGA
- a CDS encoding GGDEF domain-containing protein, whose amino-acid sequence MSTAATSFPERNAAEVADLVLTPEAAAPEVRARRTRQRRQMYIGQVASYSLGASVLLLYAFDGAISLDVASLFWFGGLLTIGTFAVLSEAGVGERFSDHYLTVFQISAHTALQFVFLLSVPTIGITFISVLFLIFAFGSLRMTSAQAMLTWAIATCGLAAVFLASDLPIGLPVATRLQRTASMLCFVLVIGQCAFLGLFGATLRKVLYRRSIELKAAYERIEELAELDELTGSYNRRCIMRLLDAEIEKSRQASTACAIALIDLDWFKRINDAHGHPVGDEVLRTFAITVFANIRPADCFGRYGGEEFLLLLPGTDGEAAACMLERLRGIVADLDWSAFSPGMRVTISAGVVTLRESDTADTFLARADSALYSAKAQGRNRISTN is encoded by the coding sequence ATGAGCACGGCCGCGACGTCCTTTCCGGAGAGGAATGCCGCCGAAGTCGCGGATCTCGTCCTCACACCCGAGGCCGCCGCGCCCGAAGTCCGCGCGCGCCGGACCCGGCAGCGCCGCCAGATGTATATCGGCCAGGTCGCAAGCTACTCGCTCGGCGCCTCGGTCTTGTTGCTATACGCCTTTGACGGTGCGATCTCCCTCGACGTTGCCTCGTTGTTCTGGTTCGGCGGGCTCCTGACCATCGGCACGTTCGCCGTGCTCTCCGAAGCCGGTGTCGGCGAAAGGTTCAGCGACCACTATCTCACCGTATTCCAGATTTCGGCGCACACGGCGCTGCAGTTCGTGTTCCTGCTATCGGTGCCGACCATCGGCATCACCTTCATCAGCGTGCTGTTCCTGATCTTCGCCTTCGGCTCGCTGCGCATGACCTCGGCGCAGGCGATGCTGACCTGGGCGATCGCGACCTGCGGCCTTGCCGCGGTCTTCCTCGCGTCCGACCTGCCGATCGGCCTGCCCGTCGCAACGCGGCTGCAGCGGACCGCCTCCATGCTGTGCTTCGTGCTGGTGATCGGCCAGTGCGCCTTCCTCGGCCTGTTCGGCGCCACGCTGCGCAAGGTCCTGTATCGGCGCAGCATCGAGCTGAAGGCCGCCTATGAGCGCATCGAGGAGTTGGCCGAGCTCGACGAGCTCACCGGCTCCTACAACCGCCGCTGCATCATGCGGCTTCTCGATGCCGAGATCGAAAAGTCGCGGCAGGCATCGACAGCTTGCGCGATCGCGCTGATCGATCTCGACTGGTTCAAGCGCATCAACGACGCTCACGGCCATCCCGTCGGCGACGAGGTGCTGCGTACCTTCGCGATCACCGTTTTCGCCAACATCCGCCCGGCCGACTGCTTCGGCCGCTACGGCGGCGAGGAATTCCTGCTGCTGCTGCCGGGGACCGATGGCGAGGCGGCCGCGTGCATGCTCGAGCGCTTGCGCGGCATCGTTGCCGATCTCGACTGGAGCGCATTTTCCCCCGGCATGCGCGTGACCATTTCCGCGGGCGTCGTGACGCTGCGCGAATCTGATACTGCCGACACGTTCCTCGCCCGCGCCGACAGCGCGCTCTATTCCGCCAAGGCACAAGGGCGCAACCGCATTTCAACGAACTGA
- a CDS encoding S8 family serine peptidase, translating into MTRKSENRGRAGAYASSVGAALLLTACLGVEPAQAQAIMRAPAISVPSRTPTISPSMAPRVTSSLAGRTVSVDRGPRTMATIPHTTTSRVRPMKPVVPYARYSPNLYPACTAAYRDADGECAGQPNAGGQGGGKSGKKTAGKGRGNNTPVAVTSRSFANEFVAEIDAALSPTEADELARRHGLTRVASENFPLIGATFGLFRISDGRPYETVRREFAADGSVRSLQPNFRYVLQDQRSSRTTEGDPAQYALTKLRLPQAHTLVHGANVTVAVIDSGIDASHPELANSVADSFDALGSAEGPHIHGTGIAGAIVAHARLMGSAPEARIIAIRAFGGTAGGAESSSYVILRSLNHAAEHGAQIVNMSFAGPKDAVIERAIAATAARGLVLIAAAGNAGAKSPPLYPAANPNVIAVSATDQQDRLFTASNRGNHIAVAAPGVDIFLPAPGGKYQITSGTSFSAAYVSGVAALLLERNHALKPEALRMTLTKTARDLGSPGRDDQFGDGQADAFAAVMAVPADNATPVAAASGTTKREDAGKRRDEPGMRAIEQPSLSSSDEKSTVSQADRPATR; encoded by the coding sequence ATGACGCGCAAGTCCGAGAACAGGGGACGCGCCGGGGCCTACGCTTCGTCGGTCGGCGCCGCGCTATTGCTCACCGCCTGTTTGGGCGTGGAGCCTGCGCAGGCGCAGGCGATCATGCGCGCACCCGCGATCAGCGTTCCCTCGCGCACGCCGACCATCTCTCCGAGCATGGCCCCGCGCGTCACCTCCAGTCTCGCCGGGCGCACGGTCAGCGTCGACCGCGGTCCGCGGACGATGGCGACCATTCCCCATACCACGACGTCGCGCGTACGGCCGATGAAGCCGGTAGTGCCCTATGCGCGCTATTCCCCCAACCTCTATCCGGCGTGCACTGCAGCTTACCGTGATGCCGACGGCGAGTGCGCAGGTCAACCCAACGCAGGCGGGCAGGGCGGTGGAAAGTCGGGCAAGAAAACCGCCGGCAAGGGGCGCGGCAACAACACGCCGGTCGCGGTCACCTCGCGCAGCTTCGCCAATGAATTCGTCGCCGAGATCGACGCTGCGCTGTCGCCGACCGAGGCCGATGAGCTCGCCCGTCGCCACGGCCTGACGCGCGTCGCCTCCGAGAATTTTCCGTTGATCGGCGCCACCTTCGGCCTGTTCCGCATCAGCGACGGCCGACCGTACGAGACGGTGCGGCGCGAATTCGCGGCCGACGGCAGCGTGCGCTCGCTCCAGCCGAACTTCCGCTATGTGCTCCAGGATCAAAGGTCGTCGCGAACGACCGAGGGCGATCCGGCGCAATATGCGCTGACGAAGCTCCGCCTGCCGCAGGCGCATACGCTGGTGCACGGCGCCAACGTCACGGTCGCCGTGATCGATTCCGGCATCGACGCCAGCCATCCCGAACTCGCCAACTCCGTCGCCGACAGTTTCGATGCGCTCGGCAGCGCCGAGGGCCCGCATATTCATGGCACCGGCATCGCGGGAGCCATCGTGGCGCACGCCCGGCTGATGGGCAGCGCGCCCGAGGCGCGCATCATCGCGATCCGCGCCTTCGGGGGCACTGCGGGCGGCGCCGAGAGCTCGTCCTACGTCATCCTGCGCTCGCTGAACCATGCCGCCGAGCACGGCGCGCAGATCGTCAATATGAGCTTTGCCGGTCCGAAGGACGCGGTGATCGAGCGCGCCATCGCCGCGACCGCCGCGCGCGGCCTGGTGCTGATCGCGGCCGCCGGCAATGCCGGCGCGAAATCGCCGCCGCTCTATCCCGCCGCCAACCCGAACGTGATCGCGGTCAGCGCGACCGATCAGCAGGACAGGCTGTTCACCGCCTCCAACCGCGGCAATCACATCGCGGTCGCAGCTCCCGGCGTCGACATCTTCCTGCCGGCGCCCGGCGGCAAATATCAGATCACGTCGGGAACCTCGTTCTCGGCGGCCTACGTCTCCGGCGTAGCGGCGCTGTTGCTGGAGCGCAACCATGCCTTGAAGCCGGAAGCGCTGCGCATGACGCTGACGAAGACCGCGCGCGACCTCGGTTCACCCGGGCGCGACGATCAGTTCGGCGACGGCCAGGCCGACGCGTTTGCCGCGGTCATGGCCGTTCCCGCCGACAATGCGACGCCGGTCGCCGCGGCATCCGGTACAACAAAACGTGAAGATGCCGGCAAGCGTCGCGACGAGCCGGGTATGCGCGCAATCGAACAACCCTCGCTGTCGAGCTCGGACGAGAAATCCACGGTTTCTCAGGCGGATAGGCCGGCGACGCGATAA
- a CDS encoding TIGR03809 family protein, translated as MTHRQEVVRDAVSRDIAARWCALAEQRLQHLSEMFETGRWRRYHSEIAFLENIQEAKRAVQTWRALATGADVAEAAASVTPAFGWSPATMPRVFPREQQAQTVQPKAVHIAPETAVPVRLDPKPDVLAEIIEAPIAPRNEPPAPVAPPAMMAPPTMAAFIAPAEMPPLRAPAARAPFTAPAVRSPLAPAATAPSTAPEVKLPLAVPAAKPSKSAPAAMAALLPQFAPPPEEIVAAPERVVEFTFSLDGLEAKYPLLRNAF; from the coding sequence ATGACACATCGCCAAGAAGTCGTTCGCGACGCTGTTAGCCGCGACATTGCGGCACGCTGGTGCGCTCTCGCCGAGCAGCGGCTGCAGCATCTCTCCGAAATGTTCGAGACCGGCCGCTGGCGCCGTTATCATTCGGAGATCGCGTTTCTCGAGAACATCCAGGAGGCCAAGCGCGCGGTCCAGACTTGGCGCGCGCTTGCGACCGGCGCGGACGTCGCCGAAGCCGCCGCGAGCGTGACGCCCGCCTTCGGCTGGTCGCCGGCAACGATGCCGCGCGTGTTTCCGCGCGAGCAACAGGCGCAGACCGTGCAGCCGAAGGCCGTCCACATCGCGCCCGAGACCGCCGTACCGGTCAGGCTCGATCCCAAGCCGGACGTTCTCGCCGAAATCATCGAAGCCCCGATCGCACCGCGCAACGAGCCGCCGGCGCCGGTCGCGCCGCCTGCCATGATGGCGCCGCCCACGATGGCAGCGTTCATCGCCCCCGCCGAGATGCCGCCGCTCAGGGCTCCCGCTGCGCGGGCGCCGTTCACCGCACCCGCCGTGAGGTCACCGCTTGCGCCTGCCGCGACGGCGCCGTCCACTGCGCCTGAAGTGAAGCTGCCGCTCGCGGTGCCAGCCGCGAAGCCGTCGAAGAGCGCGCCTGCAGCAATGGCTGCGCTCCTTCCGCAGTTCGCCCCGCCGCCCGAGGAGATCGTCGCGGCCCCGGAGCGCGTCGTCGAATTCACCTTCAGCCTCGATGGCCTGGAAGCAAAATACCCGCTTCTCAGGAACGCATTCTAG